The Streptomyces sp. NBC_01439 genome contains the following window.
CAGCTCGTCCAGCGCGAGGCGTTCGACGGTGGTGGCGTAGTGCAGCCCGGCCCCGGCCCGGACCACGTTCGGGTGCCAGGGGTCGAGGTCGCCGCGGGTGACGACACCGGTGGCGCCGAAGCCGGCGGCGAGCCGGACCACGGCTCCGACGTTGCCCAGGTTGCGGGGGTTGTCGAGGACGACGACCGGAGCCGGCCGGGGCGTCCGCCGCAACCCCGCGAGGCCGGCGGCCCGGTCGGGCCGTACCGCGAGGGCCGCGACCCCGGTGGGGTGCACGCGCGGCAGCACCTCCTTGAGCGCGGCCCGCCGCACCAGCCGCACCACGGCGGCCTCGACGTCCGGAGCCAGCTCACGGGCCAGCGCCCGGACGGCGCCGGGGTCCTCGGCGATGACCAGCCGCACGTCGGCCCCGAACCGCAGGGCGTGCTTCAGCGCGTGGAACCCGTCGAGCAGCACGAGGTCTCCCGCCTGCTCGGCCTCCCGCCATTCCCGCACCGTGTCGTCCATACCCCGACCCTACGGTCCACCGCACACCGTCCCGACCCCCCCGCCCCGCATGCCGGCGGGGCCGGACGTGCGCAGCACGACCCCGCCCCGCCGGGGGACGCCTCCGGGCGGTAGCCGGGAAGTTTGAGGCGCGGGTCCGGGGCGGCGCCGCGGGGGGCGCCGCGGGGCGCCGTCAGCGCTGCTCGGGCACCGGCACGACCACGGGCACCGGCACCGGCTCGGCGGGATCCGCCACCGGCTCCACCGCGCGCCGACGTCGTACAGCGGCCCGCGCTCCGAGCCACACCAGGAACCCGGTCGGCAGGAACACCGCGTCCGCGGCGATCATCGCCAGCGAGAAGAACGGCAGCCCCAGCAGCACCGCGATCCCCGCGTGCTCGAGCATCATCAGCGCCAGCAGCACGTTCTTGATCCGCCGGTTGAACAGCGTGAACGGGAACGCCACCTGCACCGCCACCGTGCCGTACGACAGCAGCATCACCAGCGTCCCGCTCCCCGCCACCAGCGCCGACAGCGCCGGCCACGGGGTGAAGTAGTCCAGCCCCAGCGGGTAGTACAGGGCCGTCCCGTCCTGCCACCGGGACCCCTGAATCTTGTACCAGCCCGCCGTCGCGTAGATCAGGCAGACCTCCGCCATGATCACCAGCATGCCCGCGTTGTGCAGCACATTGGCCAGGACGTCCAGGACCGCCCGCGCCTCGCCCTCCGGCTCGTGGCGGTCGACCAGCCACCACAGCCCGCAGGCCACCCACACCGCCGCGAACGCCGCCAGCCAGCCGTAGCCGAACCGGCCGGTGCCCCCGCCGAAGACGAACACCGCGCCCAACACGCCCCACAGCACCGGCCCGGCCGCCCCGGCCGTGGCCGAGCCGTGCGTACGGGCCCTGCGCGCGTCCAGCGACCAGACCTGCGCGCACCGGGTCAGCACCAGGTAGATCGCCATCAGGTGGATGACGTTGTCCCCGCCGTCGCCCATGAACACGCTGCGGTTCTGCAGCGACAGCACGCCGACCATGAAGAGCACGGACGTCGCCCGCGTTCGCCAGCCCAGCATCAGCCCCGCGCTGGCCAGCACGGACACCGCGTAGACGAGCTCGAACCACAGCTCCGAGTCCGACCACATCAGCACCGTGAAGGCGTGGTTGGAATCGATCAGCCGCTCCGCGAGGTGCCAGCTCCACGGCCCGTTCGGCCCGTACAACTCGGTGCGGTTCGGGAACTCGCGCAGCAGGAAGAAGAGCCAGGTCGCGGCGAAGCCGATGCGGACCACGGCGCTCTGGTACGGGCCCAGTGCCTGCCCGGTGATCTGGGCGACCGCCCGTCCCGCCGCCCCGCGGGCGCGCCTCACAGCGTCCACCACGGCAGCTCCCGGTAGTAGGTCTGGGTGTCGGTGGTCTCGGTGCTCCACTTCGGCGCGGGCACCGCCGTGGTGGCCGAGCGCAGCTGGATCCGCAGGACGGTCCCGTCCCGCAGGTTGAGCCGGGACAGCGCGATCCGCCGGAGGTACTCCTCGGACAGCTGCCCGCGCTCGCCGTTCGGCTTGTTGTCCTCGTCGTGGGAGCCGGTGTAGAAGTCCCAGGCGCGGCGGAGCTCGTTCTGCCGGGTGTGGCTGGGCAGCAGGCTGTGCCGGATGGCCTGGCCGTCCTCGGCGCTCAGGTCGCGCCAGGAGGAGGTGACGAGCTCGCCGTAGTCGGCCCTGAACTCCGCGCGCACCTCCACGGCGATGTTCTGCTGCAGCGGGTTCGGGGCAAACAGCTTCCAGTTCTGTTCGAACTCGGGGTAGACCCACCGGTCGATCGTTTCCGCGTGCTGCTTGCTGAGGGTGTTGCTCGGGGCCACGTGCAGGAAGACGAGTGCGAGGTGCGTGCAGGCGGCGACCGCGATCACCCCCAGGGCCAGGGCGGCCACGACCCGGTACGGGGCGGACAGACCGGCGATTCCGGGCGCCCGCGGGGGCGGCGGAGCGGCCCCTTCGGCGGGCTCGTGCTCGTTCGAATCCATCCCCACCCGATCGTCCGGCGTCCACAGGGTTGACCTCAGAGGTTGACACCCTACGGGCCGCCGTCTCACCATTGAAGCGAATGAACCGAACGATCGGTCGGTCGGGCGGACGGCGGACTCTGGCAGGGGGCCGGAATGGTGGCAGTGACCCCGGAGACGGGGCCGGACACGGCTCTCGGGACAGACAGGACGGACGGGACAGGCATGACTGCTGACCTGGGCGCACAGCTCGCGGCGGCATTCGACGCGGCCGTGGCGGCCGACGAGCGCGTGGAACCGCGCGACTGGATGCCGGACGAGTACCGCGCCTCCCTGGTGCGCCAGATGGCCCAGCACGCCCATTCCGAGATCATCGGCATGCAGCCCGAGGCCAACTGGATCACCCGCGCACCTTCGCTGCGGCGCAAGGCGATCCTGATGGCCAAGGTCCAGGACGAGGCCGGCCACGGCCTGTACCTCTACAGCGCGGCCGAGACCCTCGGCACCAGCCGCGACGAGCTGCTCGACAAGCTCCACTCGGGCAAGCAGAAGTACTCCTCGATCTTCAACTACCCCACCCTGACCTGGGCGGACGTCGGCGCCATCGGCTGGCTCGTGGACGGCGCGGCGATCACCAACCAGGTGCCGATCTGCCGCTGCTCCTACGGGCCCTACGCCCGCGCCATGGTCCGGATCTGCAAGGAAGAGTCCTTCCACCAGCGCCAGGGGTACGAGCTGCTCCTCGCACTCTCCCGCGGCACCGAGGCCCAGCACGCGATGGCCCAGGACGCGGTGGACCGGTGGTGGTGGCCGTCGCTGATGATGTTCGGCCCGCCCGACGACGAGTCGGCGCACTCGGCCCAGTCGATGGCCTGGCGCATCAAGCGCCACTCGAACGACGAGCTGCGCCAGCGGTTCGTGGACATCGCCGTCCCGCAGGCCGAGTCGCTCGGTCTGACCCTGCCCGACCCGGACCTCAAGTGGAACGAGGAGCGCGGCCACCACGACTTCGGCGCCATCGACTGGGCCGAGTTCTGGAACGTGCTCAAGGGCAACGGCCCCTGCAACGAGCAGCGGATCGGCCAGCGGCGCAAGGCCCACGAGGAAGGCGCCTGGGTGCGCGACGCGGCCGCCGCGTATGCGCGCAAGCAGACGGCACAGCAAGTGGCACAGCAGGCGGCGAAGCACGCCGGACAGAACGAGGAGGCACGGGTATGACGCAGAACTGGCCCCTGTGGGAGGTCTTCGTGCGCTCGCGCCGCGGCCTCTCGCACACGCACGCGGGCAGCCTGCACGCCCCCGACGCGGAGATGGCCCTGCGCAACGCCCGCGATCTCTACACCCGGCGCAACGAGGGCATCTCGATCTGGGTGGTGCCCTCCACCGAGATCACCGCCTCCTCGCCGGACGAGCGGGACCCCTTCTTCGCGCCGTCCGCCGACAAGCCGTACCGGCACCCCACCTTCTACGACATCCCGGAGGGGGTGAGCCACCTGTGACCAGCACCGACACCACGCGCCTCACCGGCGCCGGCGCCGCGGCGGCACTCGCGCTCGGAGACGACGCGCTGATCCTCTCCCACCGCCTCGGCGAATGGGCCGGACACGCCCCCGTCCTGGAGGAAGAGGTCGCCCTCGCCAACATCGCCCTCGACCTGCTCGGCCAGGCCCGGATCCTGCTGTCCATGGTCGGCGACGAGGACGAGCTGGCGTACCTGCGCGAGGAGCGGTCCTTCCGCAACCTCCAGCTGGTCGAGCAGCCGAACGGCGACTTCGCCCACACCATCGCCCGCCAGCTCTACTTCTCCTTCTACCAGCACGAGGTCTACGGAGAGCTCGCCCGCGGGGACGGCCCGTTCGCGCCGCTGGCGGCCAAGGCCGTCAAGGAGACCGCGTACCACCGCGACCACGCCGAGCAGTGGACCCTGCGACTCGGGGACGGCACCGAGGAGAGCCGCAGCCGCATGCGGGCGGCCCTCGACGCGCTGTGGAAGTACACCGGCGAGATGTTCCAGCCGGTGGAGGGCCAGGGCGGCCTGGACCTGCCCGCCCTGGAGGAGCGCTGGCTGACCGCGCTGACCGGCGTGTTGGACCGGGCCGGCCTCGACCTGCCCCAGGGGCCCCGCACCGGCGCCTGGGCGGCTGGGGCCGGACGCCAGGGCCTGCACACCGAGTCCTTCGGCCGGATGCTCGCCGAAATGCAGCACCTGCACCGCAGCCACCCGGGGGCCTCATGGTGACCACCGACGCCGGAACGACCCGCCTGGAGGCGGAGCTGGCCGCGCTGGCCGGCTCCGTCCCGGACCCGGAGCTGCCCGTGCTCACCCTCGGTGAGCTCGGTGTGGTGCGCGGGGTGCGGATGCACGAGGACGGCCACGCCGAGGTCACCCTGACCCCGACCTACACCGGCTGCCCGGCCATCGAAGCCATGTCCGCCGACATCGAGCGGGCCCTGACCGGCCACGGCATCCCCGAGGTGCGGGTGACCACCGTGCTGGCCCCCGCCTGGTCGACCGACGACATCAGCGCCGAGGGCCGCCGCAAGCTCGCCGAGTTCGGCATCGCCCCGCCCCGGCCGCACTCGGCCGGCGGACCGATCCCGCTGACCCTTTCGGTGCGGTGCCCGAACTGCGGATCGACCGACACCGAGCTGCTCAGTCGCTTCTCCTCCACCGCGTGCAAGGCGCTGCGCCGCTGCACCGCCTGCCGCGAACCGTTCGACCACTTCAAGGAGCTCTAGATGGCCGCCCCCCGCCACGGCGCGTTCCACCCGCTGCCGGTGGCGGCTGTCGACCGGCTCACCGACGACTCGGTGGCACTGACCCTGCGGGTTCCCGAGGAGCTGCGCGAGGACTACCGGCACGCCCCGGGCCAGCACCTGACGCTGCGCCGCACCGCCCCCGAGGGCGGCGCCGAGGTCCGCCGCACCTACTCGATCTGCTCCCCGGCACCGTCCGCGGACGGCCCGGGCCCGGAGCAGCTGCGGGTCGGGGTGCGGCTGGTGGAGGGCGGCGAGTTCTCCACCTTCGCCCACAAGGAGATCGCCGCCGGGGACGTGCTGGAGGTCATGGTCCCGGCCGGACGCTTCGTCCTGGAGCCCGCCGCCGCCCCGGCCTCGGGGCACTACGCGGCGATCGTCGGCGGCAGCGGCATCACGCCCGTGCTGTCCATCGCGGCGAGCCTGCTGGCCGCCCGGCCCGACGCCCGCTTCTGCCTCGTGCGCAGCGACCGGACGGCGGCCTCGACGATGTTCCTGGAGGAGGTCGCCGACCTCAAGGACCGGTATCCGGCGCGGTTCCAGCTGGTGACGGTGCTCTCCCGGGAGGAGCAGGA
Protein-coding sequences here:
- a CDS encoding TrmH family RNA methyltransferase, with product MDDTVREWREAEQAGDLVLLDGFHALKHALRFGADVRLVIAEDPGAVRALARELAPDVEAAVVRLVRRAALKEVLPRVHPTGVAALAVRPDRAAGLAGLRRTPRPAPVVVLDNPRNLGNVGAVVRLAAGFGATGVVTRGDLDPWHPNVVRAGAGLHYATTVERLALDELPPGPLYALDPEGVDIRALTLPDDALLAFGSERHGISPELRARADHLVSLPMRPQVSSYNLATSVAMTLFHWGGPPAHEQGGEDS
- a CDS encoding HTTM domain-containing protein; its protein translation is MDAVRRARGAAGRAVAQITGQALGPYQSAVVRIGFAATWLFFLLREFPNRTELYGPNGPWSWHLAERLIDSNHAFTVLMWSDSELWFELVYAVSVLASAGLMLGWRTRATSVLFMVGVLSLQNRSVFMGDGGDNVIHLMAIYLVLTRCAQVWSLDARRARTHGSATAGAAGPVLWGVLGAVFVFGGGTGRFGYGWLAAFAAVWVACGLWWLVDRHEPEGEARAVLDVLANVLHNAGMLVIMAEVCLIYATAGWYKIQGSRWQDGTALYYPLGLDYFTPWPALSALVAGSGTLVMLLSYGTVAVQVAFPFTLFNRRIKNVLLALMMLEHAGIAVLLGLPFFSLAMIAADAVFLPTGFLVWLGARAAVRRRRAVEPVADPAEPVPVPVVVPVPEQR
- a CDS encoding DUF5819 family protein — encoded protein: MDSNEHEPAEGAAPPPPRAPGIAGLSAPYRVVAALALGVIAVAACTHLALVFLHVAPSNTLSKQHAETIDRWVYPEFEQNWKLFAPNPLQQNIAVEVRAEFRADYGELVTSSWRDLSAEDGQAIRHSLLPSHTRQNELRRAWDFYTGSHDEDNKPNGERGQLSEEYLRRIALSRLNLRDGTVLRIQLRSATTAVPAPKWSTETTDTQTYYRELPWWTL
- the paaA gene encoding 1,2-phenylacetyl-CoA epoxidase subunit PaaA, coding for MVAVTPETGPDTALGTDRTDGTGMTADLGAQLAAAFDAAVAADERVEPRDWMPDEYRASLVRQMAQHAHSEIIGMQPEANWITRAPSLRRKAILMAKVQDEAGHGLYLYSAAETLGTSRDELLDKLHSGKQKYSSIFNYPTLTWADVGAIGWLVDGAAITNQVPICRCSYGPYARAMVRICKEESFHQRQGYELLLALSRGTEAQHAMAQDAVDRWWWPSLMMFGPPDDESAHSAQSMAWRIKRHSNDELRQRFVDIAVPQAESLGLTLPDPDLKWNEERGHHDFGAIDWAEFWNVLKGNGPCNEQRIGQRRKAHEEGAWVRDAAAAYARKQTAQQVAQQAAKHAGQNEEARV
- the paaB gene encoding 1,2-phenylacetyl-CoA epoxidase subunit PaaB, producing MTQNWPLWEVFVRSRRGLSHTHAGSLHAPDAEMALRNARDLYTRRNEGISIWVVPSTEITASSPDERDPFFAPSADKPYRHPTFYDIPEGVSHL
- the paaC gene encoding 1,2-phenylacetyl-CoA epoxidase subunit PaaC translates to MTSTDTTRLTGAGAAAALALGDDALILSHRLGEWAGHAPVLEEEVALANIALDLLGQARILLSMVGDEDELAYLREERSFRNLQLVEQPNGDFAHTIARQLYFSFYQHEVYGELARGDGPFAPLAAKAVKETAYHRDHAEQWTLRLGDGTEESRSRMRAALDALWKYTGEMFQPVEGQGGLDLPALEERWLTALTGVLDRAGLDLPQGPRTGAWAAGAGRQGLHTESFGRMLAEMQHLHRSHPGASW
- the paaD gene encoding 1,2-phenylacetyl-CoA epoxidase subunit PaaD; the protein is MVTTDAGTTRLEAELAALAGSVPDPELPVLTLGELGVVRGVRMHEDGHAEVTLTPTYTGCPAIEAMSADIERALTGHGIPEVRVTTVLAPAWSTDDISAEGRRKLAEFGIAPPRPHSAGGPIPLTLSVRCPNCGSTDTELLSRFSSTACKALRRCTACREPFDHFKEL
- a CDS encoding 2Fe-2S iron-sulfur cluster-binding protein yields the protein MAAPRHGAFHPLPVAAVDRLTDDSVALTLRVPEELREDYRHAPGQHLTLRRTAPEGGAEVRRTYSICSPAPSADGPGPEQLRVGVRLVEGGEFSTFAHKEIAAGDVLEVMVPAGRFVLEPAAAPASGHYAAIVGGSGITPVLSIAASLLAARPDARFCLVRSDRTAASTMFLEEVADLKDRYPARFQLVTVLSREEQESGLPSGRLDEERLAALLPALLPVTEVTGWFLCGPYGLVQGAERALGTLGVARTRVHEEIFHVEDTTPTARPAGSPAPAHGRVTARLDGRSGTWPVQDGESLLDAVLRNRADAPYACKGGVCGTCRAFVVSGEVRMERNFALEAEETEAGFVLACQSHPVTEEVEIDFDR